The Pecten maximus chromosome 14, xPecMax1.1, whole genome shotgun sequence genome includes a region encoding these proteins:
- the LOC117341711 gene encoding uncharacterized protein LOC117341711, whose protein sequence is MCDVIDNITKTIKTLFIPMQQIKRLNQGHFYLLRNIVMGETIRITEKTMVMDCSPFPIPMALEKEYINPPTLTVTEALASPIKRRINAVGTLAEASDVLHTEFSRRKILKISNNTDELTIKLWGQQSDLQLPQVGSDVSVSAIIVAQYAGRKEANSSSSTTISEIVDEHPFQGEIDAITFDRQEASIVLKDDVDNVYNVDTHSLQEIFPDLEFKPDVQVVGTRRGTKIISLKQLIQKD, encoded by the exons ATGTGTGATGTTATCGACAACATTACGAAGACTATAAAAACCCTATTCATACCAATGCAGCAAATAAAAAGACTAAATCAAGGCCATTTCTATTTGCTGAGAAACATTGTGATGGGTGAAACAATAAGGATCACAGAAAAAACCATG gtaatggaTTGTTCACCCTTTCCTATTCCAATGGCACTTGAAAAAGAGTACATAAACCCACCGACCCTAACAGTGACAGAGGCGCTGGCATCACCAATAAAACGCAGGATCAATGCTGTTGGAACTCTAGCTGAG GCTTCAGATGTATTGCATACTGAATTTTCCAGACGGAAAATATTAAAGATCTCTAACAACACAGATGAACTAACCATCAAATTATGGGGGCAACAGAGTGACCTACAGCTGCCACAAGTGGGATCTGATGTTTCAGTTTCCGCCATAATAGTAGCACAATATGCGGGACGCAAGGAAGCTAATTCATCCTCATCAACTACAATTTCA GAGATCGTTGATGAACATCCCTTTCAGGGCGAGATAGATGCCATCACCTTTGACAG ACAAGAAGCTTCAATTGTGCTCAAAGATGACGTAGACAATGTCTACAATGTGGACACGCACAGCCTACAGGAAATATTTCCAGACCTGGAATTCAAACCAGACGTCCAAGTCGTTGGAACGAGAAGAGGAACAAAAATAATCTCTCT aAAACAGCTGATTCAGAAGGACTGA